Genomic window (Psychromonas sp. L1A2):
TATTCAGTGATAACTTCTTAGAAGTTGGTGTGCAAATAGATAAAGCACAAAAAACCTACCATAGTGCATTCAAACAGCTTAGTTCTGGACGAGGTAATGTCATACAACAAGCTGAGCAATTAAAAGGCTTAGGCGTGCCTATTAAGCGCCCTATCGCAGATCAGCTTACGGAACATAACGATAAACTCGATGATTTAAATTAACTACTTCCGAGCGATACCTAATTACAGTTAAGTCACGTTAAATTAAGGAATGAAATCAGTTGAAGACTCGCTGTTACTTGTCTGGCGCTGGCTTAACTTAGTAATTGCTTTATTTTATGTTCAAACCAATCATAACGGCGTGGTAGTTGACGATAACGTTTTTGCGTTAGGTACAGAGGGTCTTGAATAAGGTTTTCTAACGATAAGACTTGTAGTAATGATGGTTGTTGATACTGCTCTATCGCTCTTCTTGGTAAAATAGTAAAACCGACTCCTTTAGCAACCGGCAACAATATTTGCTGTAACTGATTTACATAGCCTTTAATATTCAAACTATTGGGGCCTTTATAATCAGCTTTAAAATTTTCTGACAACACTTTTTCTGCAAAATGTAATCCATCAGGATGATTAATAAAGCCAATATTATTTAAATCAGTAAATGTAAATTCTTCACCCACATCAACCATTGCTGGTAGTACAAGTTGCAACTCTTCAACACCGATTAATGTTTGCTTAAGTTGCTCATGCACAGTCTCTATCGTCACAACCCCTAGATCAACATCATTATTTAACAAGTCCTCAATAATATTTTTATTGGGTGCTGCTTCCACAAACACATTTAATTCTGAGTATTCAGTTTGTCGATCTACAAAATGAGGGTATAAAAAATTAGCTAAAGCGCCTGAACAAGCAATAGAACAAACACCTTTTGTCATTTCATCATGGTTAATTTGTTCATTTAACTGTTCTTCTAGCCCCCGCATAGCTAATGCTGTTTGGTAAAGTTTCTCACCAGCTAATGTCAACTCAAATTGTTTTCCATAACGGGCTAATAGCAAAGTATTAAAATGTTTTTCAAGTTTTTTAATATGTTGAGTCACACCGGGCTGAGTCATAAAAAGCAGCTCGGCAGTTTGAGTAAAATGCTGAGTTTCAACTAATTTTATAAAGGTATTTAGGTGTTTTTGATTAATCATCATTTACCTTGAAAATCATATTTAATTAAATGAAAGTGCTGGTGGTTAGTTAATGGTACGAACTTGATTTAACGACGCCAAAAATGACGAGTTAGCATCACTGCAACGGTTAGAATCTCTAAACGCCCCATTAGCATACCAATCGATAAAACCCATTTAGAAGGCGCAGGAAGTGCTGCAAAGTTACCTGATGGACCAATTGACTCAACTAGACCAGGACCAACATTAGAAACGGCGGTAATGGAAGCGCTCAATGCCACCATAGAATGAGATCCAAATAACGTCAGTAGTAAGGTAGAAACCGCAATAGTGGTCATATAAGCAATAACAAAAGCAACTAATGAACGCAGAATTTCATCACTAACTTTGCGATTATTATATTTTTGCGGAAAAAGTGCATGAGGGTGCATTAATAACATCAATTGACGTTTTAATAAGCTAAATGCTATTTGAAAACGGAATATTTTAATACCACCAGCCGTAGAGCCAGAACAAGCACCAGTGAATAATAAACCAGAAAAGATAAGTACG
Coding sequences:
- a CDS encoding LysR family transcriptional regulator; this translates as MINQKHLNTFIKLVETQHFTQTAELLFMTQPGVTQHIKKLEKHFNTLLLARYGKQFELTLAGEKLYQTALAMRGLEEQLNEQINHDEMTKGVCSIACSGALANFLYPHFVDRQTEYSELNVFVEAAPNKNIIEDLLNNDVDLGVVTIETVHEQLKQTLIGVEELQLVLPAMVDVGEEFTFTDLNNIGFINHPDGLHFAEKVLSENFKADYKGPNSLNIKGYVNQLQQILLPVAKGVGFTILPRRAIEQYQQPSLLQVLSLENLIQDPLYLTQKRYRQLPRRYDWFEHKIKQLLS